In Falco biarmicus isolate bFalBia1 chromosome 6, bFalBia1.pri, whole genome shotgun sequence, the following are encoded in one genomic region:
- the GCM1 gene encoding chorion-specific transcription factor GCMa: MLKGADDVVMEQEDSASQHGEITSWDINDIKLPQDVRQIDWFQEWPDSYIKRIYSSEDKNAQKHHSSWAMRNTNNHNSRILKKSCLGVVVCGNDCSTLDGRKIYLRPAICDKARQNNSVRKCCPNCNGPLQLLSCRGHGGYPVTNFWRHEGQFIFFQSKGAHDHPRPETKIEAEARRSVQKAQTAFSPSYPRLKRIQETESLTGAMPTQKALPLLLSKPDAYMLPANFRGYLSKSSREPMLDSCCGRPPYPGAAGEDGGSGEASTWSRSPAFGRTPSAGRPGRGPAIPLCAAPSPQHCAHPGTQHVPPVTKSSHHPFRPSAGPFGDESCEENPPLAHSSSGLPLPPYPAPEGSPCPRASGAPHHRPFWAPARGSGGEGGEGGCCMGLSHCNDDTAFNLYPLW; this comes from the exons atgctgaaaggtGCAGATGATGTTGTTATGGAGCAGGAGGACTCTGCTTCCCAACATGGAGAAATTACAAGTTGGGATATCAATGACATCAAACTTCCCCAG GATGTAAGACAAATAGACTGGTTTCAAGAATGGCCAGATTCCTACATAAAACGTATCTATAGCTCAGAGGATAAAAATGCTCAGAAGCATCACAGCAGCTGGGCAATGAGAAACACCAACAACCACAACTCTCGCATCTTAAAAAAGTCCTGCCTTGGGGTGGTAGTCTGCGGCAATGACTGCTCGACTTTGGATGGGAGAAAGATCTACCTAAGACCAGCCATATGTGATAAAGCTAGGCAAAACAACAGCGTGA GAAAATGCTGCCCAAACTGCAATGGACCCCTGCAGCTCCTTTCCTGCCGAGGCCATGGTGGTTACCCAGTTACCAACTTCTGGAGGCATGAAGGccaattcatattttttcag tcCAAAGGAGCTCATGACCATCCACgtccagaaacaaaaatagaagcagaagcaagaagATCAGTCCAAAAAGCACAGACAGCTTTTTCTCCATCTTATCCAAGATTAAAAAGAATCCAGGAGACTGAG TCTCTGACAGGTGCAATGCCGACGCAGAAGGCTTTGCCTTTGCTCCTTTCCAAGCCAGACGCTTACATGCTACCCGCTAATTTCAGGGGATATTTAAGCAAAAGCTCCCGGGAGCCCATGCTGGACAGCTGCTGCGGGCGGCCGCCATAcccaggggcagctggggaggacgGGGGCTCCGGAGAGGCGTCGACCTGGAGCAGGAGCCCAGCCTTTGGGAGGACCCCCAGCGCCGGGAGGCCTGGCCGTGGCCCTGCCATCCCGCTCTGtgcagccccttccccccagcactGCGCCCACCCCGGCACCCAGCACGTCCCGCCCGTGACAAAGAGTAGCCATCACCCCTTCAGGCCTAGTGCTGGCCCTTTTGGGGATGAATCCTGTGAGGAGAACCCCCCGCTGGCCCACAGCAGCAGCGGCCTCCCTCTGCCGCCCTACCCCGCGCCTGAGGgaagcccctgccccagggccagCGGGGCACCACACCACCGCCCCTTCTGGGCACCTGCAAGGGGAAGTGGAGGAGAAGGGGGCGAGGGAGGGTGCTGTATGGGTCTCAGCCACTGCAACGATGACACGGCTTTTAACCTGTACCCATTATGGTGA